The Bacteroidota bacterium genome includes the window CTCTTGATGGTGCTTTGTGGTGGAACGATCATCAAATTGTTAAGGATGCAAAAACAACGTTAACAAAAACAAATTATAAAGGGAAAACCTTGTTTATCGCATTGGCAAACCGAATGGAGAAAGGAATGGATACATTGAAAGTTCAAACGGATACTACTGAGGGTACTGAACTTATCCGCAGCAATCTGGAATTCATTAAAGATATTTTCAAGAACAAAACAAATCAATTACGTTTCCAACATAAATATTATGAAAATGACGATCACGGTTCTGTTCGGTTGATCGGTGAGTATGATGCTCTCCGGTTTATTTTTGAATATTACAAATTGAAAATTTATAATAGTGACCTGGACGACCCCCATTTTAAATTGGATTCTTTATTAACAACACACTATAATAATGTTTCTGAGCAAATTGGCTATCCCGTTAAGCCAGATGAAAGCCTGGTTAATGGTCTTGGATATTATATGCTGAGGCAAAAACAATTTATTAAGGCAGAGGCACTGTTTAAACTAAATATTGCAAACTACCCGGAAACCGCTAATTGTTATGATGGATTGGGTGATTTGTACCTGGCAAAAGGTGACAAATTAAAAGCCATAGAGAGTTTCAAAAAAACCTTAACGTTTAAATTAATTCCTGAAACAAAAGAAAAGCTTGAAAAATTATTAAAGGAAAAAAAGTAAAGTTCAATATTGCAACCATCATTCGTGCGACACAGACAAACTTAACAGATAAGCGAGCAGAAAGGTATGCGTACAACATCGGTTTGGCAATACGACGGGTATAGTGCTAAATCCAAGATTTTTGCTTCCTTTGAAGTTCAGTGATAATAGAAAGTTTCTCCTTTTTTATCCGCCACATCGCCAAGCCGAAAAACGTTATACCGATTGTCCAAGCTACTTATTCTAAAATCTTTACTATTTGATTCGATTCATTTGACAATGATTGAACATTAAGCAGTCAAAAACATT containing:
- a CDS encoding alpha/beta hydrolase; its protein translation is MKTVILIPMEAIRQYFKPNFKNFMKTFICSFTILLFSLCAKGQESNPFTIGFEKSSPSKILGEQRKVWIHIPNSNGGDENTGKGRYPVIYLLDGDANFNNVVSITEFISNAGLCPPMIVVGILHPARMTDLTFGTDKETPGIVGNGEKFMLYVEKELMPYIESNYPAAPYKIFIGHSVGGLTVVNTLIHHPNLFNSYVSLDGALWWNDHQIVKDAKTTLTKTNYKGKTLFIALANRMEKGMDTLKVQTDTTEGTELIRSNLEFIKDIFKNKTNQLRFQHKYYENDDHGSVRLIGEYDALRFIFEYYKLKIYNSDLDDPHFKLDSLLTTHYNNVSEQIGYPVKPDESLVNGLGYYMLRQKQFIKAEALFKLNIANYPETANCYDGLGDLYLAKGDKLKAIESFKKTLTFKLIPETKEKLEKLLKEKK